From Toxotes jaculatrix isolate fToxJac2 chromosome 1, fToxJac2.pri, whole genome shotgun sequence, a single genomic window includes:
- the ppm1g gene encoding protein phosphatase 1G isoform X2 — MGAYLSQPNTTKTSYDGGNSNMSYGFSAMQGWRVSMEDAHNCILEFDEETAMFAVYDGHGGEEVALYCSKYLPGIIKEQKTYKDGKLQKALEDAFLAIDSRMTTEEVIKELIQIAGRPTEEPPTEKVAEEDDLDTEEAALLHEEATMTIEELLVRYGQNRNAVKHASAISAAANKASCPHPETSGDKGDFGEGQKKEGLNGEVEEESNGKVKEGEGAACGSKLRACRRTGGGEGSGAADCGESGSSNGEEKAGKAEGDAGPSCSSLSSKAAGDSKFFDDSEESEGEEEEGSDEEDGSEEEEGDSSEPEEEEDTEEGEEDSEDEDEEEMCLPGMDGKEEPGSDSGTTAVVALIRGKQLIVANAGDSRCVVSERGKAVDMSYDHKPEDEVELARIKNAGGKVTMDGRVNGGLNLSRAIGDHFYKRNKALPPEEQMISAMPDVKVLTLNDDHDFMVIACDGIWNVLSSQEVVDFISERIKPDQSGQARPLSSIVEELVDHCLAPDTSGDGTGCDNMTCIIATFRPHPSPTQSDDTKKRKHPEEAEGAEVEENGNDSKKAKSD, encoded by the exons ATGGGGGCTTATCTGTCTCAACCTAACACTACCAAGACCTCTTACGATGGCGGCAACAGCAACATGAGCTACGGCTTCTCTGCCATGCAGGGCTGGCGTGTTTCCATGGAG GATGCTCACAATTGTATCCTAGAGTTTGACGAGGAGACCGCCATGTTTGCTGTGTATGATGGACATGGAG GCGAAGAGGTGGCTTTATACTGTTCAAAGTACCTTCCTGGCATCATCAAGGAGCAAAAGACCTACAAAGATGGCAAACTGCAAAAG GCACTAGAGGATGCCTTCTTGGCCATCGATAGCAGAATGACCACAGAGGAAGTCATCAAGGAGCTAATCCAAATCGCTGGACGGCCCACTGAGGAACCACCCACTGAAAAGGTGGCAGAGGAGGATGATT tggacacagaggaggcagcaTTGCTGCATGAGGAGGCCACAATGACCATAGAGGAGCTGCTGGTACGCTACGGCCAGAACCGCAACGCTGTCAAACATGCTTCTGCCATCAG tgCGGCTGCTAACAAAGCATCCTGCCCCCACCCTGAGACATCGGGGGACAAAGGGGACTTTGGGGAAGGACAGAAGAAAGAGGGGCTAAacggagaggtggaggaggagagcaacGGGAAGGTGAAGGAAGGTGAAGGAGCAGCATGTGGGTCTAAGCTGCGAGCCTGTCGGAGaacaggaggaggtgaaggcAGTGGTGCAG CTGACTGTGGAGAGTCAGGAAGCTCCAATGGAGAAGAAAAGGCTGGTAAGGCAGAAGGAGATGCAGGTCcttcctgctcctctttgtCCTCCAAGGCTGCAGGAGACTCAAAGTTCTTTGATGACAGCGAGGAgtctgaaggagaggaggaggagggtagTGATGAAGAG gatggcagtgaagaagaagaaggtgacaGCAGTGAgccagaagaagaggaggatacagaggagggagaggaagattctgaggatgaagatgaggaggaaatgTGTCTACCTGGAATGGATGGCAAGGAGGAG CCTGGCTCAGACAGCGGCACCACAGCTGTTGTGGCTCTGATCCGAGGGAAGCAGCTGATTGTGGCCAATGCTGGAGACTCTCGCTGTGTAGTGTCTGAACGCG GCAAGGCTGTCGACATGTCGTACGACCACAAGCCAGAGGACGAGGTGGAATTAGCTCGCATCAAAAACGCCGGAGGGAAAGTGACCATGGATGGACGGGTCAACGGTGGACTGAACCTCTCCAGAGCTATTG GTGACCACTTCTATAAGAGGAACAAGGCTTTGCCCCCAGAGGAGCAGATGATCTCTGCGATGCCCGATGTCAAAGTTCTGACACTTAATGACGACCACGACTTCATGGTCATTGCCTGCGATGGCATCTG gaatgtGTTGAGCAGTCAGGAGGTGGTGGACTTCATCAGTGAGAGGATCAAACCAGACCAGAGTGGCCAAGCCAGACCCCTCTCATCTATAGTGGAAGAG CTGGTGGACCACTGTTTGGCTCCCGACACATCTGGAGACGGGACAGGATGTGACAACATGACCTGCATCATCGCCACCTTCCGGCCACACCCGTCTCCCACTCAGTCAGATGACACAAAGAAGAGGAAGCACCCGGAGGAGGCAGAAGGGGCCGAGGTGGAGGAAAATGGAAACGACAGCAAAAAGGCTAAAAGTGActaa
- the ppm1g gene encoding protein phosphatase 1G isoform X1, whose translation MGAYLSQPNTTKTSYDGGNSNMSYGFSAMQGWRVSMEDAHNCILEFDEETAMFAVYDGHGGEEVALYCSKYLPGIIKEQKTYKDGKLQKALEDAFLAIDSRMTTEEVIKELIQIAGRPTEEPPTEKVAEEDDLDTEEAALLHEEATMTIEELLVRYGQNRNAVKHASAISAAANKASCPHPETSGDKGDFGEGQKKEGLNGEVEEESNGKVKEGEGAACGSKLRACRRTGGGEGSGAAADCGESGSSNGEEKAGKAEGDAGPSCSSLSSKAAGDSKFFDDSEESEGEEEEGSDEEDGSEEEEGDSSEPEEEEDTEEGEEDSEDEDEEEMCLPGMDGKEEPGSDSGTTAVVALIRGKQLIVANAGDSRCVVSERGKAVDMSYDHKPEDEVELARIKNAGGKVTMDGRVNGGLNLSRAIGDHFYKRNKALPPEEQMISAMPDVKVLTLNDDHDFMVIACDGIWNVLSSQEVVDFISERIKPDQSGQARPLSSIVEELVDHCLAPDTSGDGTGCDNMTCIIATFRPHPSPTQSDDTKKRKHPEEAEGAEVEENGNDSKKAKSD comes from the exons ATGGGGGCTTATCTGTCTCAACCTAACACTACCAAGACCTCTTACGATGGCGGCAACAGCAACATGAGCTACGGCTTCTCTGCCATGCAGGGCTGGCGTGTTTCCATGGAG GATGCTCACAATTGTATCCTAGAGTTTGACGAGGAGACCGCCATGTTTGCTGTGTATGATGGACATGGAG GCGAAGAGGTGGCTTTATACTGTTCAAAGTACCTTCCTGGCATCATCAAGGAGCAAAAGACCTACAAAGATGGCAAACTGCAAAAG GCACTAGAGGATGCCTTCTTGGCCATCGATAGCAGAATGACCACAGAGGAAGTCATCAAGGAGCTAATCCAAATCGCTGGACGGCCCACTGAGGAACCACCCACTGAAAAGGTGGCAGAGGAGGATGATT tggacacagaggaggcagcaTTGCTGCATGAGGAGGCCACAATGACCATAGAGGAGCTGCTGGTACGCTACGGCCAGAACCGCAACGCTGTCAAACATGCTTCTGCCATCAG tgCGGCTGCTAACAAAGCATCCTGCCCCCACCCTGAGACATCGGGGGACAAAGGGGACTTTGGGGAAGGACAGAAGAAAGAGGGGCTAAacggagaggtggaggaggagagcaacGGGAAGGTGAAGGAAGGTGAAGGAGCAGCATGTGGGTCTAAGCTGCGAGCCTGTCGGAGaacaggaggaggtgaaggcAGTGGTGCAG CAGCTGACTGTGGAGAGTCAGGAAGCTCCAATGGAGAAGAAAAGGCTGGTAAGGCAGAAGGAGATGCAGGTCcttcctgctcctctttgtCCTCCAAGGCTGCAGGAGACTCAAAGTTCTTTGATGACAGCGAGGAgtctgaaggagaggaggaggagggtagTGATGAAGAG gatggcagtgaagaagaagaaggtgacaGCAGTGAgccagaagaagaggaggatacagaggagggagaggaagattctgaggatgaagatgaggaggaaatgTGTCTACCTGGAATGGATGGCAAGGAGGAG CCTGGCTCAGACAGCGGCACCACAGCTGTTGTGGCTCTGATCCGAGGGAAGCAGCTGATTGTGGCCAATGCTGGAGACTCTCGCTGTGTAGTGTCTGAACGCG GCAAGGCTGTCGACATGTCGTACGACCACAAGCCAGAGGACGAGGTGGAATTAGCTCGCATCAAAAACGCCGGAGGGAAAGTGACCATGGATGGACGGGTCAACGGTGGACTGAACCTCTCCAGAGCTATTG GTGACCACTTCTATAAGAGGAACAAGGCTTTGCCCCCAGAGGAGCAGATGATCTCTGCGATGCCCGATGTCAAAGTTCTGACACTTAATGACGACCACGACTTCATGGTCATTGCCTGCGATGGCATCTG gaatgtGTTGAGCAGTCAGGAGGTGGTGGACTTCATCAGTGAGAGGATCAAACCAGACCAGAGTGGCCAAGCCAGACCCCTCTCATCTATAGTGGAAGAG CTGGTGGACCACTGTTTGGCTCCCGACACATCTGGAGACGGGACAGGATGTGACAACATGACCTGCATCATCGCCACCTTCCGGCCACACCCGTCTCCCACTCAGTCAGATGACACAAAGAAGAGGAAGCACCCGGAGGAGGCAGAAGGGGCCGAGGTGGAGGAAAATGGAAACGACAGCAAAAAGGCTAAAAGTGActaa
- the mis12 gene encoding protein MIS12 homolog, with amino-acid sequence MAREAREEREMDVSGEVDAEADSLSPSTLKLYEAQFFGFTPQTCMLRIYSAFQDCLYDILPVVEKVCVRQLSKGQSDGAEELLRTRARECSRKLQQYLEDRFRQLSERMEALLVNRCFSVPPNVLLPDDQSHNSYPQDLQEVLRLELSLADLQRAYEAEVCARQALEAELAEQKEVQTQLDGILTWVRELQEAWVKEGNGNFHESFRLAMESVKKLQEAVREVYNKVPH; translated from the exons ATGGCGCGGGAAGCCcgggaagagagggagatggatgTCAGCGGAGAGGTCGACGCAGAGGCGGACAGTCTCTCTCCATCGACTTTAAAACTATACGAGGCACAGTTTTTCGGCTTCACCCCGCAGACCTGCATGTTACGGATCTACAGCGCCTTCCAGGACTGCCTGTATGACATTTTACCCGTGGtggagaaggtgtgtgtgaggcagctgAGTAAAGGCCAGTCGGACGGGGCCGAGGAGCTGCTCCGTACCCGGGCCCGGGAGTGCAGTCGGAAACTGCAGCAGTACCTCGAAGACCGGTTCAGGCAGCTGTCGGAGCGGATGGAGGCGCTGCTGGTGAACCGCTGCTTCTCCGTGCCGCCAAATGTCCTGCTGCCCGACGACCAGTCACACAACAGCTACCCCCAAGACCTACAG GAGGTGCTGAGGCTGGAGTTGTCCCTGGCAGACCTCCAGAGAGCCTATGAAGCAGAAGTTTGTGCCAGACAGGCCCTGGAAGCCGAACTGGCGGAGCAGAAGGAGGTGCAGACGCAGCTGGATGGGATCCTGACCTGGGTCAGAGAGCTGCAGGAAGCCTGGGTCAAGGAGGGTAACGGCAACTTCCATGAAAGTTTCCGACTGGCGATGGAGTCAGTAAAGAAACTGCAGGAGGCCGTCAGAGAGGTCTACAACAAAGTGCCTCACTGA